GCGTAGCCACACGACTGGTAGCGGAGTTGATCGGCGAAAACATAGATAAGGTTCGGCTGCTGCATTGTTGAAGTTGAACGGGACATTTTTAATTATACCTTGCGGAGAAAGGACGTGGGTTAGAACTTTGACGTGCCTTCCTTAAATCCGCCTTCCATTTCATTACAGGCTACGAGTTTCCGGTTAATTCTGATGAAGTGTGAACCCCGTAGGGTGAAATCTCTGTAGGGTTCCAACGTAAGAATCGTTATGTTTTCTGATGCCTGCAGCATAGCATATTTTAGGAGATCATTCAAACCAAAAACTCGGTAAGTCGTTTGCCGCTCGCGGAAAGGATTGACTACGAATTAGGAGGCTTTCTCCACTGTCCTTCAGTGACCTGATCTACAAGAATACGCGCTTTTTGACTCGCTCGAACCTGTTTTTCGATTTCAACGGGATCCCATTCTGCCAAGAGTTGTGCTTCAAGTTCTTGGCAGATTGCTTGATATCTCTCGTCATTAGCGAGATTCCGAAATTCATTTGGATCTTCAGCAATATCGTAAAGTTCTGGCACATCACCGAGGCTATAGTTGAATTTATATCGTCCTTTCCGCAGCATCGCCATCGGACGTTCAACACCATGCGCGAGGTATTCGGAGAACGCGAAATCTTTCCAATCACTTGCGACTCCCTCCGTCAAAGGCAACAGACTGTTCCCATCCAGTTGACTTAAGGGTTGAGCACCCGCAACATCAACAAGCGTTGCTGTTAGATCCACGAGAGAGACGACTTCATCAATATGCTTGCCTGCGGACAATCGGTCAGGGAACATTATCTGTAGCGGCACACGAACAGATGCCTCATAGAAATTCGACTTTCGCCACATCCCGTGTTCACCGTTCATTTCACCGTGGTCGCTGGTGTAGACGACAACTGTATTCTCCAACTCCCCGGTCTCTTCAAGTGCCTTGAGCAAGTTGCCAATTTTTTCATCAAGATAGGTAATCAAACCATAATAGCCAGCGCGCCCGCGACGGACAAGTTCCTCTGGAAAGTCAACACAGCCGAACATACGTCGCATCCGTTGATATACAGGATGCTGGTTTTCGAGGTGTCCGTCTGGAATGTTGGGGAGATCGATCTCTTCAAGCGGGTAAAGATCCCAAAATCGTTTCGGCACGACGAGAGGGAAATGTGGTGCGATAAACGAGACGTTGAGTGCCCAGGGTTGTTCCTGTCGTGCTGGGTCTCGGAGATACGCCAGAGCCTCTGTTTCTGCGAGGTCGTCTACCTCGATCTCCTCGGTTGTTCCCGGGCGGGCTTGTGCAAGCCCTTGCCATGGACGCTGTGCTGGTGGTATCCCATTATCCCAGTCTGTAAGTCCGTGCTGTCGTTCTGCGTGCAGATCCCGTGCAAGTTGTGCTCGAAACCCATGGAGCTGGTCCATCCCACCGAAATGCTGTTTTCCAGAAAGCACAACATCGTAGCCTTCTGCCCGTA
This window of the Candidatus Poribacteria bacterium genome carries:
- a CDS encoding sulfatase-like hydrolase/transferase is translated as MYSGPYGHPLVQTPHMDRLAEEGVTFTNAYCNSPLCMSSRMSFMTGKYIHHIGAWDNAAPLRPDAVTWAHLLRAEGYDVVLSGKQHFGGMDQLHGFRAQLARDLHAERQHGLTDWDNGIPPAQRPWQGLAQARPGTTEEIEVDDLAETEALAYLRDPARQEQPWALNVSFIAPHFPLVVPKRFWDLYPLEEIDLPNIPDGHLENQHPVYQRMRRMFGCVDFPEELVRRGRAGYYGLITYLDEKIGNLLKALEETGELENTVVVYTSDHGEMNGEHGMWRKSNFYEASVRVPLQIMFPDRLSAGKHIDEVVSLVDLTATLVDVAGAQPLSQLDGNSLLPLTEGVASDWKDFAFSEYLAHGVERPMAMLRKGRYKFNYSLGDVPELYDIAEDPNEFRNLANDERYQAICQELEAQLLAEWDPVEIEKQVRASQKARILVDQVTEGQWRKPPNS